Proteins from a single region of Syngnathus scovelli strain Florida chromosome 7, RoL_Ssco_1.2, whole genome shotgun sequence:
- the tlcd1 gene encoding TLC domain-containing protein 1, which yields MEALVAVLKRHTGASVVVFAVLFRVVHVLLEKMPPPKVVLRDEFRTWKWRNLSVSMVHSILTGTWAVSSVLLWPETLRDLHAHHTPPSYLLICISTGYFIQDAADIILTGHARGSWEFLIHHTLVIWCFLYTLYTHLYVAGAVLTLFVEVNSVTLHLRLLLKLVGATSSPVYRVNKVLNVLTFVVARLATQFYLTWYIGSNYSRLDNSAFFVTTLMIMNVMMLVYLWRLIRSDFLQQGGASGQPVVNGTRASKKFITD from the exons ATGGAGGCCCTGGTGGCGGTGCTCAAGAGGCACACGGGAGCCTCGGTGGTGGTCTTCGCCGTCCTCTTCAGGGTGGTCCACGTGCTCTTGGAGAAGATGCCCCCCCCGAAGGTGGTGCTCCGCGACGAGTTCCGAACGTGGAAGTGGAGGAACCTCTCCGTGTCCATGGTGCACTCGATCCTCACCGGGACGTGGGCTGTCTCCAG TGTGTTGCTGTGGCCCGAGACGCTGCGCGACCTCCACGCGCACCACACGCCGCCTTCCTACCTGCTGATCTGCATTTCTACAG GGTACTTCATTCAGGACGCAGCCGACATCATCCTGACGGGACACGCCAGAGGATCCTGGGAATTCCTCATCCACCACACGCTT GTGATCTGGTGCTTCTTGTACACGCTGTACACGCACCTGTACGTGGCGGGCGCGGTGCTGACGCTCTTCGTGGAGGTGAACAGCGTGACGCTCCACCTGCGGCTTCTCCTGAAGCTGGTGGGCGCCACCTCGTCGCCCGTCTACCGCGTCAACAAGGTGCTCAACGTGTTGACCTTTGTGGTGGCCCGCCTGGCCACGCAGTTCTACCTCACCTGGTACATCGGCTCCAACTACTCCAGGCTGGACAACTCGGCCTTCTTCGTCACAACTCTGATGATTATGAACGTCATGATGCTGGTCTACTTGTGGCGCCTGATCCGCTCCGACTTCCTCCAGCAGGGCGGCGCCAGCGGTCAGCCGGTCGTCAACGGCACGCGTGCCTCCAAGAAGTTCATCACCGATTGA
- the si:ch211-105f12.2 gene encoding RIMS-binding protein 2-like yields the protein MDSGVELDVLIYPDEVRAATPEDLRQWELETASQRSAPPAEPRLFVALYPYNPAAMSPNPDTAAEELPFVPGQIIKVFGDKDSDGFYHGESGGLWGYVAGNLVAEVPVDDRYLKHLLMRQGFMPVDQTGMSLSPDLTDASAVAEDALVRRMVALFDYDPWESSPNADSEAELGFRSGDIIYVLGDMDPDGFYYGDLQGRRGLVPSNFLQPLPWD from the exons ATGGACTCCGGCGTGGAGCTGGACGTGCTCATCTACCCCGACGAGGTGCGGGCGGCCACCCCCGAGGACCTCCGCCAGTGGGAGCTGGAGACGGCCAGCCAGAGGTCGGCGCCGCCCGCCGAGCCCCGGCTCTTTGTGGCGCTCTACCCGTACAACCCCGCCGCCATGTCGCCCAACCCGGACACGGCGGCCGAGGAGCTGCCCTTTGTGCCTGGCCAGATCATCAAG GTGTTTGGAGACAAGGACTCGGACGGCTTCTATCACGGCGAATCGGGCGGCTTATGGGGTTACGTCGCCGGCAACCTGGTGGCCGAAGTCCCCGTGGATGACCGGTACCTCAAACATTTGCTCATGCGCCAGGGCTTCATGCCAGTGGACCAAACAG GAATGTCTTTGAGTCCCGACCTGACGGACGCTTCGGCTGTCGCAGAAGATGCGCTGGTACGTCGCATGGTGGCCCTTTTCGACTACGACCCGTGGGAAAGTTCGCCCAACGCCGACAGCGAA GCCGAACTGGGCTTCCGTTCGGGCGATATCATCTACGTGCTGGGCGACATGGATCCCGACGGCTTCTACTAC GGCGACCTGCAAGGACGGCGAGGTTTGGTGCCGTCCAACTTTCTGCAGCCACTGCCGTGGGATTAG
- the camkk1b gene encoding calcium/calmodulin-dependent protein kinase kinase 1b isoform X2, whose amino-acid sequence MSATTPSDDPDAEHGGELADMLAAMSVKAAPDASRRARLSDRKLSLQERGGRVVRQPTVETKRVSITDAQDFVQLNQYKLKKEIGKGSYGVVKLAYNQDSERYYAMKVVSKKRLMKQFGFLRRATPGQREAFPKASMPLEKIYREIAILKKLHHHNVVKLVEVLDDPEEDGLHMAFELMTKGPVMEVPTDEPLTEERARFYFRDLVLGIEYLHYHKIIHRDIKPSNLLLGDDGHVKIADFGVSNEFEGADAMLSGTAGTPAFMAPETMEDHWSEFSGKALDVWAMGVTLFCFVYGKCPFYDEYVVSLYNKIKNKAVEFPTAPQTSERLKHLVGSMLDKNPQSRITLPDIKLHPWVTECGAHPLPREEDHCTAVEVSAEEVENSVTLVSSLSTVILVKSMLRKRSFSNPFECQARRAERSMSAPGGLLTARSVVVCAHLAEEGAQRGLA is encoded by the exons ATGAGCGCGACGACTCCCAGCGACGACCCGGACGCCGAGCACGGCGGCGAGCTGGCCGACATGCTGGCGGCCATGAGCGTCAAGGCAGCGCCCGACGCCTCCCGCCGAGCCCGCCTCTCCGACAGGAAGTTGTCGCTGCAGGAGCGCGGCGGCCGCGTGGTCAGGCAGCCCACCGTCGAGACCAAGAGGGTGTCCATCACGGACGCGCAG GACTTTGTGCAGCTCAACCAgtacaagctgaagaaggagattGGGAAG GGTTCGTACGGCGTCGTCAAACTGGCTTACAACCAAGACTCGGAGCGCTATTAC GCCATGAAGGTTGTttccaagaagaggctcatgaaGCAGTTTGGTTTTCTGC GTCGCGCCACGCCGGGCCAGCGCGAGGCCTTCCCCAAAGCCTCCATGCCGCTGGAAAAGATCTACCGCGAGATAGCCATCCTCAAGAAGCTGCACCACCACAACGTGGTCAAGCTGGTGGAG GTGCTGGACGATCCCGAAGAAGACGGCCTTCACATGG CTTTCGAGCTGATGACCAAAGG GCCGGTGATGGAGGTGCCCACGGACGAGCCGCTGACGGAGGAGCGAGCTCGCTTTTACTTCCGAGACCTGGTGCTGGGCATCGAGTATC TGCACTATCACAAAATCATCCACCGGGACATCAAACCGTCCAACCTGCTGCTGGGCGACGACGGCCACGTCAAGATCGCCGACTTTGGCGTGAGCAACGAGTTTGAGGGGGCCGACGCCATGCTGTCCGGCACGGCCGGCACGCCGGCCTTCATGGCGCCCGAGACCATGGAGGATCACTGGTCGGAGTTCAGCGGCAAG GCGCTGGACGTGTGGGCCATGGGGGTGACGCTCTTCTGCTTCGTCTACGGGAAG tGTCCTTTCTATGACGAATACGTGGTCTCCCTGTACAACAAGATCAAGAACAAAGCTGTGGAATTTCCAACCGC GCCTCAGACAAGCGAGCGGCTCAAGCATCTGGTTGGCAGCATGTTGGACAAGAACCCGCAGAGCAGAATCACGCTCCCCGACATCAAA CTGCACCCGTGGGTGACGGAGTGCGGCGCCCACCCGCTACCCCGGGAGGAGGATCACTGCACGGCGGTGGAGGTCAGCGCCGAAGAGGTCGAGAACAGCGTCACTCTGGTTTCCAGCCTCTCCACGGTG ATCCTGGTCAAGTCCATGCTCCGCAAGCGCTCCTTCAGCAACCCTTTTGAGTGTCAGGCCAGACGGGCCGAGAGGTCCATGTCGGCTCCCGGTGGGCTCCTCAC AGCGAGAAGCGTTGTCGTGTGTGCGCACCTTGCGGAGGAGGGCGCGCAAAGAGGATTAGCGTAG
- the ywhag2 gene encoding 14-3-3 protein gamma-1 isoform X4 has product MVDREQLVQKARLAEQAERYDDMAAAMKSVTELNEALSNEERNLLSVAYKNVVGARRSSWRVISSIEQKTSADGNEKKIEMVRVYREKIEKELEAVCQDVLRLLDDFLVKNCGDAQHESKVFYLKMKGDYFRYLAEVAAGDKRAAVVESSEKAYDQAHQISKEHMQPTHPIRLGLALNYSVFYYEIQNAPERACQLAKTAFDDAIAELDTLNEDSYKDSTLIMQLLRDNLTLWTSDQQDDEGDHRRDPPQWQRERERERERERERERERERERERPPDFGGRFLPARAAAAAAVLYFCAFPEKNNRGRGVPDLQHLPVSKQK; this is encoded by the exons ATGGTCGACCGCGAGCAGCTGGTGCAGAAAGCCAGGCTGGCCGAGCAGGCTGAGCGGTATGACGACATGGCGGCCGCCATGAAATCG GTCACGGAGCTGAACGAGGCGCTGTCCAACGAAGAGCGCAACCTGCTGTCGGTGGCCTACAAGAACGTGGTGGGCGCCCGGCGCTCGTCCTGGCGCGTCATCTCCAGCATCGAGCAGAAGACGTCGGCCGACGGCAACGAGAAGAAGATCGAGATGGTGCGCGTCTACCGCGAGAAGATCGAGAAGGAGTTGGAGGCCGTGTGCCAGGACGTGCTCCGCCTGCTGGACGACTTCCTGGTCAAGAACTGCGGCGACGCGCAGCACGAGAGCAAGGTCTTCTACCTGAAGATGAAGGGAGACTACTTCCGCTACCTGGCCGAAGTGGCGGCGGGCGACAAGCGCGCCGCCGTGGTGGAGTCGTCGGAGAAGGCCTACGACCAGGCGCACCAGATCAGCAAGGAGCACATGCAGCCCACGCACCCCATCCGTCTGGGCCTGGCCCTCAACTACTCCGTCTTCTACTACGAGATCCAGAACGCGCCCGAGCGGGCCTGCCAGCTGGCCAAGACGGCCTTCGACGACGCCATCGCCGAGCTGGACACCCTCAACGAGGACTCCTACAAAGACTCCACGCTCATCATGCAGCTGCTGCGCGACAACTTGACTCTGTGGACCAGCGACCAGCAGGACGACGAGGGCG ACCACCGCCGTGACCCACCACAATGGcagcgggagagagagagagagagagagagagagagagagagagagagagagagagagagagagagagagaggccgcCGGACTTTGGCGGCCGCTTTTTGCCCGCTCGCgcagccgctgccgccgccgtccTTTATTTTTGCGCCTTTCCAGAAAAGAACAACAGAGGACGAGGAGTTCCCGATTTGCAACACTTGCCAGTTTCAAAGCAAAAGTGA
- the ywhag2 gene encoding 14-3-3 protein gamma-1 isoform X2 translates to MVDREQLVQKARLAEQAERYDDMAAAMKSVTELNEALSNEERNLLSVAYKNVVGARRSSWRVISSIEQKTSADGNEKKIEMVRVYREKIEKELEAVCQDVLRLLDDFLVKNCGDAQHESKVFYLKMKGDYFRYLAEVAAGDKRAAVVESSEKAYDQAHQISKEHMQPTHPIRLGLALNYSVFYYEIQNAPERACQLAKTAFDDAIAELDTLNEDSYKDSTLIMQLLRDNLTLWTSDQQDDEGGEGNN, encoded by the exons ATGGTCGACCGCGAGCAGCTGGTGCAGAAAGCCAGGCTGGCCGAGCAGGCTGAGCGGTATGACGACATGGCGGCCGCCATGAAATCG GTCACGGAGCTGAACGAGGCGCTGTCCAACGAAGAGCGCAACCTGCTGTCGGTGGCCTACAAGAACGTGGTGGGCGCCCGGCGCTCGTCCTGGCGCGTCATCTCCAGCATCGAGCAGAAGACGTCGGCCGACGGCAACGAGAAGAAGATCGAGATGGTGCGCGTCTACCGCGAGAAGATCGAGAAGGAGTTGGAGGCCGTGTGCCAGGACGTGCTCCGCCTGCTGGACGACTTCCTGGTCAAGAACTGCGGCGACGCGCAGCACGAGAGCAAGGTCTTCTACCTGAAGATGAAGGGAGACTACTTCCGCTACCTGGCCGAAGTGGCGGCGGGCGACAAGCGCGCCGCCGTGGTGGAGTCGTCGGAGAAGGCCTACGACCAGGCGCACCAGATCAGCAAGGAGCACATGCAGCCCACGCACCCCATCCGTCTGGGCCTGGCCCTCAACTACTCCGTCTTCTACTACGAGATCCAGAACGCGCCCGAGCGGGCCTGCCAGCTGGCCAAGACGGCCTTCGACGACGCCATCGCCGAGCTGGACACCCTCAACGAGGACTCCTACAAAGACTCCACGCTCATCATGCAGCTGCTGCGCGACAACTTGACTCTGTGGACCAGCGACCAGCAGGACGACGAGGGCGGCGAGGGCAACAACTAA
- the camkk1b gene encoding calcium/calmodulin-dependent protein kinase kinase 1b isoform X5 codes for MSATTPSDDPDAEHGGELADMLAAMSVKAAPDASRRARLSDRKLSLQERGGRVVRQPTVETKRVSITDAQDFVQLNQYKLKKEIGKGSYGVVKLAYNQDSERYYAMKVVSKKRLMKQFGFLRRATPGQREAFPKASMPLEKIYREIAILKKLHHHNVVKLVEVLDDPEEDGLHMAFELMTKGPVMEVPTDEPLTEERARFYFRDLVLGIEYLHYHKIIHRDIKPSNLLLGDDGHVKIADFGVSNEFEGADAMLSGTAGTPAFMAPETMEDHWSEFSGKALDVWAMGVTLFCFVYGKCPFYDEYVVSLYNKIKNKAVEFPTAPQTSERLKHLVGSMLDKNPQSRITLPDIKLHPWVTECGAHPLPREEDHCTAVEVSAEEVENSVTLVSSLSTVDWKCSGSNWQRSLQWHAHLIPMK; via the exons ATGAGCGCGACGACTCCCAGCGACGACCCGGACGCCGAGCACGGCGGCGAGCTGGCCGACATGCTGGCGGCCATGAGCGTCAAGGCAGCGCCCGACGCCTCCCGCCGAGCCCGCCTCTCCGACAGGAAGTTGTCGCTGCAGGAGCGCGGCGGCCGCGTGGTCAGGCAGCCCACCGTCGAGACCAAGAGGGTGTCCATCACGGACGCGCAG GACTTTGTGCAGCTCAACCAgtacaagctgaagaaggagattGGGAAG GGTTCGTACGGCGTCGTCAAACTGGCTTACAACCAAGACTCGGAGCGCTATTAC GCCATGAAGGTTGTttccaagaagaggctcatgaaGCAGTTTGGTTTTCTGC GTCGCGCCACGCCGGGCCAGCGCGAGGCCTTCCCCAAAGCCTCCATGCCGCTGGAAAAGATCTACCGCGAGATAGCCATCCTCAAGAAGCTGCACCACCACAACGTGGTCAAGCTGGTGGAG GTGCTGGACGATCCCGAAGAAGACGGCCTTCACATGG CTTTCGAGCTGATGACCAAAGG GCCGGTGATGGAGGTGCCCACGGACGAGCCGCTGACGGAGGAGCGAGCTCGCTTTTACTTCCGAGACCTGGTGCTGGGCATCGAGTATC TGCACTATCACAAAATCATCCACCGGGACATCAAACCGTCCAACCTGCTGCTGGGCGACGACGGCCACGTCAAGATCGCCGACTTTGGCGTGAGCAACGAGTTTGAGGGGGCCGACGCCATGCTGTCCGGCACGGCCGGCACGCCGGCCTTCATGGCGCCCGAGACCATGGAGGATCACTGGTCGGAGTTCAGCGGCAAG GCGCTGGACGTGTGGGCCATGGGGGTGACGCTCTTCTGCTTCGTCTACGGGAAG tGTCCTTTCTATGACGAATACGTGGTCTCCCTGTACAACAAGATCAAGAACAAAGCTGTGGAATTTCCAACCGC GCCTCAGACAAGCGAGCGGCTCAAGCATCTGGTTGGCAGCATGTTGGACAAGAACCCGCAGAGCAGAATCACGCTCCCCGACATCAAA CTGCACCCGTGGGTGACGGAGTGCGGCGCCCACCCGCTACCCCGGGAGGAGGATCACTGCACGGCGGTGGAGGTCAGCGCCGAAGAGGTCGAGAACAGCGTCACTCTGGTTTCCAGCCTCTCCACGGTG GACTGGAAATGTTCTGGAAGTAACTGGCAACGCTCCCTCCAGTGGCACGCTCATTTGATTCCGATGAAATGA
- the camkk1b gene encoding calcium/calmodulin-dependent protein kinase kinase 1b isoform X3 codes for MSATTPSDDPDAEHGGELADMLAAMSVKAAPDASRRARLSDRKLSLQERGGRVVRQPTVETKRVSITDAQDFVQLNQYKLKKEIGKGSYGVVKLAYNQDSERYYAMKVVSKKRLMKQFGFLRRATPGQREAFPKASMPLEKIYREIAILKKLHHHNVVKLVEVLDDPEEDGLHMAFELMTKGPVMEVPTDEPLTEERARFYFRDLVLGIEYLHYHKIIHRDIKPSNLLLGDDGHVKIADFGVSNEFEGADAMLSGTAGTPAFMAPETMEDHWSEFSGKALDVWAMGVTLFCFVYGKCPFYDEYVVSLYNKIKNKAVEFPTAPQTSERLKHLVGSMLDKNPQSRITLPDIKLHPWVTECGAHPLPREEDHCTAVEVSAEEVENSVTLVSSLSTVILVKSMLRKRSFSNPFECQARRAERSMSAPGGLLTTGNVLEVTGNAPSSGTLI; via the exons ATGAGCGCGACGACTCCCAGCGACGACCCGGACGCCGAGCACGGCGGCGAGCTGGCCGACATGCTGGCGGCCATGAGCGTCAAGGCAGCGCCCGACGCCTCCCGCCGAGCCCGCCTCTCCGACAGGAAGTTGTCGCTGCAGGAGCGCGGCGGCCGCGTGGTCAGGCAGCCCACCGTCGAGACCAAGAGGGTGTCCATCACGGACGCGCAG GACTTTGTGCAGCTCAACCAgtacaagctgaagaaggagattGGGAAG GGTTCGTACGGCGTCGTCAAACTGGCTTACAACCAAGACTCGGAGCGCTATTAC GCCATGAAGGTTGTttccaagaagaggctcatgaaGCAGTTTGGTTTTCTGC GTCGCGCCACGCCGGGCCAGCGCGAGGCCTTCCCCAAAGCCTCCATGCCGCTGGAAAAGATCTACCGCGAGATAGCCATCCTCAAGAAGCTGCACCACCACAACGTGGTCAAGCTGGTGGAG GTGCTGGACGATCCCGAAGAAGACGGCCTTCACATGG CTTTCGAGCTGATGACCAAAGG GCCGGTGATGGAGGTGCCCACGGACGAGCCGCTGACGGAGGAGCGAGCTCGCTTTTACTTCCGAGACCTGGTGCTGGGCATCGAGTATC TGCACTATCACAAAATCATCCACCGGGACATCAAACCGTCCAACCTGCTGCTGGGCGACGACGGCCACGTCAAGATCGCCGACTTTGGCGTGAGCAACGAGTTTGAGGGGGCCGACGCCATGCTGTCCGGCACGGCCGGCACGCCGGCCTTCATGGCGCCCGAGACCATGGAGGATCACTGGTCGGAGTTCAGCGGCAAG GCGCTGGACGTGTGGGCCATGGGGGTGACGCTCTTCTGCTTCGTCTACGGGAAG tGTCCTTTCTATGACGAATACGTGGTCTCCCTGTACAACAAGATCAAGAACAAAGCTGTGGAATTTCCAACCGC GCCTCAGACAAGCGAGCGGCTCAAGCATCTGGTTGGCAGCATGTTGGACAAGAACCCGCAGAGCAGAATCACGCTCCCCGACATCAAA CTGCACCCGTGGGTGACGGAGTGCGGCGCCCACCCGCTACCCCGGGAGGAGGATCACTGCACGGCGGTGGAGGTCAGCGCCGAAGAGGTCGAGAACAGCGTCACTCTGGTTTCCAGCCTCTCCACGGTG ATCCTGGTCAAGTCCATGCTCCGCAAGCGCTCCTTCAGCAACCCTTTTGAGTGTCAGGCCAGACGGGCCGAGAGGTCCATGTCGGCTCCCGGTGGGCTCCTCAC GACTGGAAATGTTCTGGAAGTAACTGGCAACGCTCCCTCCAGTGGCACGCTCATTTGA
- the ywhag2 gene encoding 14-3-3 protein gamma-1 isoform X3: protein MKASGQVTELNEALSNEERNLLSVAYKNVVGARRSSWRVISSIEQKTSADGNEKKIEMVRVYREKIEKELEAVCQDVLRLLDDFLVKNCGDAQHESKVFYLKMKGDYFRYLAEVAAGDKRAAVVESSEKAYDQAHQISKEHMQPTHPIRLGLALNYSVFYYEIQNAPERACQLAKTAFDDAIAELDTLNEDSYKDSTLIMQLLRDNLTLWTSDQQDDEGGEGNN from the exons ATGAAAGCCAGCGGCCAG GTCACGGAGCTGAACGAGGCGCTGTCCAACGAAGAGCGCAACCTGCTGTCGGTGGCCTACAAGAACGTGGTGGGCGCCCGGCGCTCGTCCTGGCGCGTCATCTCCAGCATCGAGCAGAAGACGTCGGCCGACGGCAACGAGAAGAAGATCGAGATGGTGCGCGTCTACCGCGAGAAGATCGAGAAGGAGTTGGAGGCCGTGTGCCAGGACGTGCTCCGCCTGCTGGACGACTTCCTGGTCAAGAACTGCGGCGACGCGCAGCACGAGAGCAAGGTCTTCTACCTGAAGATGAAGGGAGACTACTTCCGCTACCTGGCCGAAGTGGCGGCGGGCGACAAGCGCGCCGCCGTGGTGGAGTCGTCGGAGAAGGCCTACGACCAGGCGCACCAGATCAGCAAGGAGCACATGCAGCCCACGCACCCCATCCGTCTGGGCCTGGCCCTCAACTACTCCGTCTTCTACTACGAGATCCAGAACGCGCCCGAGCGGGCCTGCCAGCTGGCCAAGACGGCCTTCGACGACGCCATCGCCGAGCTGGACACCCTCAACGAGGACTCCTACAAAGACTCCACGCTCATCATGCAGCTGCTGCGCGACAACTTGACTCTGTGGACCAGCGACCAGCAGGACGACGAGGGCGGCGAGGGCAACAACTAA
- the ywhag2 gene encoding 14-3-3 protein gamma-1 isoform X1 encodes MKASGQVGHLWHSGALTNDDAFQTKKKRKKFILERPKVTELNEALSNEERNLLSVAYKNVVGARRSSWRVISSIEQKTSADGNEKKIEMVRVYREKIEKELEAVCQDVLRLLDDFLVKNCGDAQHESKVFYLKMKGDYFRYLAEVAAGDKRAAVVESSEKAYDQAHQISKEHMQPTHPIRLGLALNYSVFYYEIQNAPERACQLAKTAFDDAIAELDTLNEDSYKDSTLIMQLLRDNLTLWTSDQQDDEGGEGNN; translated from the exons ATGAAAGCCAGCGGCCAGGTGGGCCATCTGTGGCACTCTGGTGCCTTAACAAATGATGAcgcttttcaaacaaaaaagaagcgcAAGAAGTTCATTTTAGAACGGCCAAAG GTCACGGAGCTGAACGAGGCGCTGTCCAACGAAGAGCGCAACCTGCTGTCGGTGGCCTACAAGAACGTGGTGGGCGCCCGGCGCTCGTCCTGGCGCGTCATCTCCAGCATCGAGCAGAAGACGTCGGCCGACGGCAACGAGAAGAAGATCGAGATGGTGCGCGTCTACCGCGAGAAGATCGAGAAGGAGTTGGAGGCCGTGTGCCAGGACGTGCTCCGCCTGCTGGACGACTTCCTGGTCAAGAACTGCGGCGACGCGCAGCACGAGAGCAAGGTCTTCTACCTGAAGATGAAGGGAGACTACTTCCGCTACCTGGCCGAAGTGGCGGCGGGCGACAAGCGCGCCGCCGTGGTGGAGTCGTCGGAGAAGGCCTACGACCAGGCGCACCAGATCAGCAAGGAGCACATGCAGCCCACGCACCCCATCCGTCTGGGCCTGGCCCTCAACTACTCCGTCTTCTACTACGAGATCCAGAACGCGCCCGAGCGGGCCTGCCAGCTGGCCAAGACGGCCTTCGACGACGCCATCGCCGAGCTGGACACCCTCAACGAGGACTCCTACAAAGACTCCACGCTCATCATGCAGCTGCTGCGCGACAACTTGACTCTGTGGACCAGCGACCAGCAGGACGACGAGGGCGGCGAGGGCAACAACTAA